Genomic segment of Bartonella bacilliformis KC583:
ATGCTTAAGTTTATTGTTAAATCAAAATAAAGACGATAAAAGATGCAATGGTTAGGCACTGATATGCAGGGTGATAGAGTCTTTTTCGATTATATGATTTTCCATGAAAGTCTTCTCTTTGTTTATACTGCTTTTGATTGATGTACAAAGATTTGTCATTTGCTTATTTTATGTTTCATTGTAAAATCGCATTTTTTAAGTTTTTGATATTTTTCAGCTATTGTAGAGTTAAAGAAAAAGTTGTTTAGTCATAGACTTCTCAATGCCAAAGCTTTAAATTGAACAAATGGAATATGAATGCATTTAAAATGAGAATACAAGTTTATAAATGTACCGTTTGATGACAAAAAAGCTTTGCATTTGGTTGAAGATAGTCAACATGTGTTTAGGTATGTTTTGAGTGAGGTTGGCCTTAAACTGCAAGTTGTTGATAAAAAACAGAAGAGTATTTTACTGTTTCAAAGTGTAGAATGTTCATTAAATCAAATACACCGATACCGATGCGATCATGCTATTTGATATTGAAACAAGGATTTTAATAAAGTTTTACTAAGCGACAAGTGTATGATGTTATCATAAAAAATATGTCTTAAGCGCTTAGAGTGATTAGAATATAGAAATTAATGAACAGTAATGAAAAAAACAACAAGAAGAACAGCAGGTGGGCGCGGTGGTGCAGGATCGCACGAATTGTATCAGCGGGTTAAAAAGAAAGCTGGAACGATTAAGGCGTCGTCGCGGCGATGGTTAGAGAGGCATTTGAATGATCCTTATGTCCATCAATCAAAAGCAGATGGTTATCGTTCGCGTGCAGCTTATAAATTAATCGAAATAAATGAGCGCTATAAGATACTCAAAAAAGGTCAAAAGATCATTGATCTAGGAGCAGCACCTGGAGGATGGTGTCAAGTGGCAGCGCGTCTTGTGGAATCAAAAGATTACAATCCTAGCGTGGTTGGTATTGATTATTTACATATGGAACCACTGCCAGGAGTGGCCATACTAGAAATGGATTTTTTTCACGAAGATGCCCCACAAGAATTAATAAGCACTTTGGGATCAAAACCAGATGTGGTGCTTTCCGATATGGCTGCGCCAACGACAGGTCACCGTCAGACTGACCATCTGAGGACAATTGCTTTATGTGAAGCTGCTGTTCATTTTTCTATTTCGGTTCTTAAGCCTGGTGGGCATTTCTTAACAAAGACTTTTCAAGGAGGAGCAGAAGGCAATCTTCTTGCAACATTGAAACAGAATTTTAAGAAAGTGCATCATGTTAAACCTCCTGCAAGTCGAGCAGAGTCTGTAGAGCTTTATCTTTTAGCTCTTCAATTTAAAGGAAAAACCGATTAAAGAAAAAGATGAAACATAGCAATAGTCTTTGTTATATAAAAGAGTTGGAAATAATGAAGCCTATCGAAATGTAAAAGTGTTTTCAAATAATTGTCAATGATATTGTGTACGGTTTTTCTTTTGTAAATCATGAAAGACTGTTAAGAAAGGGCATTGTCTATAACAATAATGTCGTGAGCGTTTCTATGAAATTTCTTGATCAGGCTAAAGTTTATGTTCGTTCTGGTAGTGGCGGAGCAGGGGCGGTATCATTTCGTCGTGAAAAATTCATAGAGTTTGGAGGGCCCGATGGAGGCAATGGAGGGCGTGGAGGTGATGTTTGGGCTCTTGTTGTTGATGGGCTTAATACGTTGATCGATTATCGTTACCAACAGCATTTTAGAGCAAAAAACGGTGGTCATGGCAAAGGGCGCAATATGACAGGTGCAAAAGGTGATGATGTCGTTCTGAGAGTGCCAGTTGGAACACAAATTTTTGAAGAAGATAACAAAACATTAATCTGTGATTTAACAGAGGTTGGTCAACGTTATTGTCTTGCAAAAGGGGGAAATGGCGGTTTTGGGAATCTTCATTTTGTAACATCTACAAATCGGGCACCCCGCCGTGCAAATCCAGGTTTAAGTGGAGAAGAGCGTGCGCTTTGGTTACGTTTGAAACTGATTGCTGATGGTGGGATTATTGGTTTGCCGAATGCTGGAAAATCAACTTTTTTGGCATCAGTAACAACTGCGAAGCCAAAAATTGCTGCTTATCCTTTTACGACTTTATATCCTCATCTTGGTGTTGCTCGCATTGATGCGCGTGAATTTGTTTTAGCGGATATCCCTGGCTTAATTGAAGGAGCGCATGAAGGTGTAGGGATTGGTGATCGTTTTTTAGGGCATGTGGAACGTTGTCGTGTTTTATTGCACTTAATTTCTATTCAAGAGGAAGATGTAGTAAAAGCGTATCAAATTATCCGTCGAGAACTTGAGACATATGGAAATAATTTGAGCGATAAAACTGAAATTGTAGCTTTAAGTCAGGTAGATACGCTTCCTATTGAAGAGTGTAAAGCGAAACAAGAGGCTTTACAAAAGAGTGTTGGTCAGCCTGTTATGATGTTTTCTGCAGTAAGTC
This window contains:
- a CDS encoding RlmE family RNA methyltransferase, whose protein sequence is MKKTTRRTAGGRGGAGSHELYQRVKKKAGTIKASSRRWLERHLNDPYVHQSKADGYRSRAAYKLIEINERYKILKKGQKIIDLGAAPGGWCQVAARLVESKDYNPSVVGIDYLHMEPLPGVAILEMDFFHEDAPQELISTLGSKPDVVLSDMAAPTTGHRQTDHLRTIALCEAAVHFSISVLKPGGHFLTKTFQGGAEGNLLATLKQNFKKVHHVKPPASRAESVELYLLALQFKGKTD
- the obgE gene encoding GTPase ObgE; protein product: MKFLDQAKVYVRSGSGGAGAVSFRREKFIEFGGPDGGNGGRGGDVWALVVDGLNTLIDYRYQQHFRAKNGGHGKGRNMTGAKGDDVVLRVPVGTQIFEEDNKTLICDLTEVGQRYCLAKGGNGGFGNLHFVTSTNRAPRRANPGLSGEERALWLRLKLIADGGIIGLPNAGKSTFLASVTTAKPKIAAYPFTTLYPHLGVARIDAREFVLADIPGLIEGAHEGVGIGDRFLGHVERCRVLLHLISIQEEDVVKAYQIIRRELETYGNNLSDKTEIVALSQVDTLPIEECKAKQEALQKSVGQPVMMFSAVSHEGLDNVLRSVAHVIEMARADMINKHQD